A portion of the Ferrimonas lipolytica genome contains these proteins:
- the tmpT gene encoding thiopurine S-methyltransferase has product MEASFWHKKWHNGETGFHQHEVNASLIKYLPTLDLNKQARLFLPLCGKTQDIEWLLQQGFSVVGAELSELAIEQLFAQLKLTPEIIELDNIRHYRNGNLDIFVGDIFHLSAAQIGHIDAIYDRAALVALPEPMRDNYSQHLIAITQGAPQLLLTVEYDQSLKSGPPFAVAATEVSRHYQGSYQLRLLTQTEVAGGLKGGISAHNQVWLLSR; this is encoded by the coding sequence TTGGAAGCGAGCTTTTGGCATAAAAAGTGGCATAACGGAGAGACAGGATTTCATCAGCATGAAGTTAATGCCAGTTTAATCAAATATTTACCAACTCTCGATCTCAATAAACAAGCCCGCTTGTTTCTGCCATTGTGTGGCAAGACGCAGGACATTGAATGGTTATTGCAGCAAGGCTTCTCGGTAGTCGGCGCTGAACTCAGCGAGTTAGCTATTGAGCAACTATTTGCACAGCTCAAACTAACGCCTGAGATCATCGAACTGGATAATATTCGCCACTATCGCAACGGCAATCTGGATATCTTTGTCGGTGATATTTTTCACCTCAGCGCGGCGCAAATCGGTCATATCGATGCCATCTACGATCGCGCAGCATTGGTAGCACTGCCTGAGCCAATGCGTGACAATTACAGTCAACACCTCATCGCCATTACTCAGGGCGCACCGCAATTGCTGCTCACCGTCGAATACGATCAAAGCCTAAAATCTGGCCCGCCATTCGCCGTCGCCGCAACTGAAGTTAGCCGCCACTACCAAGGCAGTTACCAATTGCGATTACTAACCCAGACCGAGGTAGCTGGTGGACTCAAGGGCGGAATTAGCGCCCACAACCAAGTGTGGTTGCTGTCTCGTTAA
- a CDS encoding sensor histidine kinase has protein sequence MSQHSARLLTTRLAITFSSMSIVLALSLWFFITEAILWAEDSVTLRHLQVNRDFAVGRYITGAQGPIKMDNITTAFNDRSQLPTFLPEEIRNATKLLSEVELDHGEYFVLIDQYQYLGSTKQIYLISSSNSIELTEQESTVLSIVIFAFTGTLLGVLGIVLIRLSKRLIEPIYTLNNQLKLHRGDPEIEFKLPESATSEFQGLVTQLNHYRAETHRLLQREQAFARYTSHELRTPLTIIKGANSLLGANTDIKFQQRQSQRIANASNQMEETVEALLSLVRNERHDKLEPWRQINKDELEQLIENNRPPALGNPVEINLNVLGSPKVRASKPLLAMVFGNLLRNAIGASISGNIAVEMTEELLFIDDDGNGLGEKSKDGHGLGLMIVTDVCQRYGWKFSLTDLANGGCRAQISFHI, from the coding sequence ATGAGTCAGCACTCCGCCCGACTGCTGACAACTCGGCTCGCCATTACCTTTAGTTCAATGTCGATCGTTCTGGCTTTATCATTATGGTTTTTTATCACTGAAGCCATACTGTGGGCTGAGGATTCGGTCACTTTAAGGCATCTGCAAGTAAATAGAGACTTTGCTGTAGGTCGCTATATTACCGGCGCACAAGGCCCGATTAAGATGGATAACATCACCACCGCCTTCAATGACCGCAGCCAACTGCCCACCTTTTTGCCTGAAGAAATTCGCAACGCAACCAAGTTGCTTTCTGAAGTTGAGCTCGACCATGGCGAATATTTTGTGCTGATAGATCAATATCAATACCTTGGCAGCACCAAACAAATTTACTTAATCTCGAGTTCCAATTCGATCGAACTGACCGAGCAAGAGAGCACGGTATTATCAATCGTTATCTTTGCCTTTACCGGCACACTACTTGGGGTACTTGGCATCGTATTAATCCGCTTATCAAAACGGTTAATAGAACCGATTTATACGCTCAATAATCAGTTGAAACTGCACCGTGGCGATCCGGAAATTGAGTTTAAATTGCCAGAATCAGCCACCTCCGAATTCCAAGGTTTGGTGACCCAACTCAACCATTATCGCGCTGAAACTCACCGATTGCTGCAACGGGAGCAAGCCTTTGCTCGCTATACCAGCCACGAGCTGCGCACCCCTTTAACCATTATCAAAGGAGCAAACAGCTTACTTGGTGCCAATACAGACATTAAATTTCAGCAACGGCAGAGCCAACGCATCGCCAATGCCTCCAACCAGATGGAAGAAACTGTCGAAGCGTTACTAAGTTTGGTGAGAAATGAACGTCACGACAAACTCGAGCCGTGGCGACAGATCAACAAGGATGAGTTAGAACAACTGATAGAAAACAACCGACCGCCAGCATTGGGCAACCCAGTTGAGATTAACCTTAATGTCCTTGGTTCTCCGAAGGTACGAGCCAGTAAACCATTACTGGCGATGGTGTTTGGCAACCTATTACGCAACGCCATTGGCGCCAGCATCAGCGGCAACATTGCAGTTGAGATGACCGAAGAGTTGCTCTTTATCGACGACGATGGCAATGGCCTAGGTGAAAAAAGTAAAGATGGTCACGGCCTCGGCTTAATGATTGTTACCGATGTCTGCCAGCGCTACGGTTGGAAATTTAGTCTTACTGATCTTGCCAACGGCGGCTGTCGAGCCCAAATCTCTTTTCACATATAA
- a CDS encoding response regulator transcription factor has product MAENMINKMLLVEDNRDVAGIIFDYFESRGVEIDYADNGELGLKLALENDFDVIILDLMMPRMDGLTVCKHLRENGNATPVLMLTALTGQDDTLVGFASGADDYLNKPFELSILDARLNALAKRYRGNVSCTIISIGDLRIDPASHSASRNNTPLVLTPTTFKILLKLARSAPEMVTREALCEFLWPDSEPNNEALRSHIYQLRNQLDRPFPEPMLHTIPKVGFRLEPNQ; this is encoded by the coding sequence ATGGCAGAAAACATGATCAACAAGATGCTACTGGTTGAAGACAATCGAGATGTAGCCGGTATTATTTTCGACTATTTCGAAAGTCGAGGCGTAGAGATTGATTACGCCGATAACGGTGAACTGGGGCTCAAGTTAGCGCTGGAAAACGATTTTGATGTGATCATTCTTGATTTGATGATGCCGCGAATGGACGGTCTCACCGTCTGTAAACACCTCCGTGAAAACGGCAATGCAACCCCGGTGTTGATGTTAACCGCATTAACAGGACAGGACGATACGTTAGTTGGCTTTGCCAGCGGTGCCGATGATTACCTCAATAAACCGTTTGAGTTGTCGATTCTAGATGCCCGGCTCAATGCACTGGCAAAACGTTATCGCGGCAATGTTTCCTGTACCATTATAAGTATTGGCGATCTGCGAATCGATCCAGCTAGCCACAGCGCCAGCCGCAACAATACGCCACTGGTGCTTACCCCAACCACTTTTAAGATATTGCTAAAGCTGGCCCGCAGTGCGCCAGAAATGGTTACTCGGGAGGCATTATGCGAATTCCTATGGCCCGATTCGGAACCAAACAATGAAGCGTTGCGCAGCCACATATATCAATTGCGTAATCAGTTGGATAGACCGTTCCCAGAACCGATGCTGCATACCATTCCTAAGGTCGGCTTCCGCTTGGAACCAAATCAATGA
- a CDS encoding glycosyltransferase family 2 protein: protein MLAFKMIPSDPPKAISLSIVIPIYNEAEVMPVLQQRLITVLDRMPERVEIVFVDDGSNDNSLVLAHQFDGGTSDVTVVSLSRNFGKEAATSAGLQHAKGLAVILLDADLQDPPELIPAMVSAWRKGFDIVNMQRRQRLGESWIKRTSAACFYRLLNIMSDHAIPENVGDFRLLSREVVDHINELPERNRYMKGLLNWPGFEQTTLPFDREPRAAGDTKWNYFKLVGLAIDGITSFSIKPLRLATVVGSLCAGWALTFGAWIMIKTVLWGEPMQGYPTIMIAILALGGLQLLAIGILGEYLGRVFVEVKGRPTYLVKQLEQRKASQLVEQNQ, encoded by the coding sequence ATGCTGGCATTCAAGATGATTCCTAGTGATCCGCCGAAAGCGATCTCGTTGTCCATCGTAATCCCAATCTATAACGAAGCGGAGGTTATGCCGGTGCTACAACAGCGCCTAATTACGGTGTTAGACCGCATGCCGGAGCGGGTTGAAATCGTTTTTGTTGATGATGGAAGTAACGACAATAGCTTGGTATTGGCACACCAGTTTGATGGCGGCACTTCCGACGTCACTGTGGTGAGTTTAAGCCGTAACTTTGGTAAAGAAGCGGCCACTAGCGCTGGCCTTCAGCATGCGAAAGGCCTAGCGGTGATCCTGCTTGATGCTGACTTACAAGATCCGCCGGAGTTGATCCCAGCAATGGTATCTGCATGGCGGAAAGGCTTTGATATCGTCAATATGCAACGTCGCCAGCGTTTGGGTGAAAGCTGGATTAAGCGCACCAGTGCTGCCTGTTTTTATCGATTACTTAACATCATGTCTGATCACGCTATTCCGGAAAATGTTGGTGACTTTCGCTTACTGAGTCGTGAGGTGGTTGATCACATTAATGAACTGCCAGAGCGAAACCGGTACATGAAAGGACTGCTTAACTGGCCGGGGTTTGAGCAAACCACCCTGCCATTTGATCGTGAGCCTCGAGCGGCGGGTGACACTAAGTGGAACTATTTCAAATTGGTTGGCTTGGCTATCGACGGCATCACCTCTTTTAGTATTAAACCGCTCCGTTTGGCCACTGTTGTGGGGTCATTGTGTGCGGGATGGGCACTGACGTTTGGCGCTTGGATCATGATTAAGACCGTCTTGTGGGGAGAGCCAATGCAAGGCTACCCAACCATTATGATTGCTATTTTGGCGTTAGGTGGTTTGCAGTTATTGGCTATCGGCATCTTAGGTGAATACCTTGGCCGAGTGTTTGTTGAAGTGAAAGGACGGCCAACCTATTTGGTTAAGCAGCTCGAGCAGCGAAAGGCGTCGCAATTGGTGGAGCAAAATCAGTGA
- a CDS encoding ArnT family glycosyltransferase, with the protein MKSIWSKFGLLIVVALAARLLSLPLYPLMDTTEARYGNMARIMAETGNWLTPMFDYGIPFWGKPPLHTWASAVGIELFGLSEFAVRVPHFIAGLLVLGLVMLLARQLKLNPLMTGLVLATTLVFSLAAGAVMTDMLLTLGMTLAMVGFYIGWQQQPHSRSWSYAAFVGLAIGLLAKGPVVIVLFGLAIVPWLLWQVGPINGFKQLWLRHPIVSGLSLMLVIVAPWYIMAELATPGFLEYFLLGEHFFRFVDAGWAGDLYGKAHDQPRGMIWLFFAGAAMPWTPVLLWFGIRALKQGQRRFSQAQAFLLCWMLAPLVLFTFAGNILPAYVLPGIPALALLVTAGVQEQDLRWLGKLSMVTPLLLLIAIIVVAASVGKDRSDKLLLANVEVQTPVYYIDKSTFSGRFYSDGRALKIERDELVQQATNAMPYAVVVNAKRGVPQPLQRYCEFVDENDKRALYHCDNKAPQQ; encoded by the coding sequence GTGAAGTCGATTTGGAGTAAGTTTGGTCTATTGATAGTCGTGGCACTGGCTGCCCGTTTGTTGAGCTTGCCACTGTATCCATTGATGGACACTACGGAAGCCCGCTACGGCAATATGGCGCGGATCATGGCTGAAACTGGTAACTGGTTAACGCCAATGTTTGATTATGGCATTCCGTTCTGGGGTAAGCCGCCACTGCATACTTGGGCCAGTGCAGTTGGTATAGAGCTGTTTGGGCTGAGCGAATTTGCGGTGCGAGTACCTCATTTCATCGCTGGGCTATTGGTGCTTGGTTTAGTGATGCTGTTGGCGCGGCAGCTTAAATTAAATCCGCTGATGACGGGGTTGGTGTTAGCAACCACACTGGTGTTCAGCCTCGCTGCCGGCGCAGTAATGACTGACATGTTGTTAACCTTGGGGATGACCTTAGCTATGGTCGGCTTCTATATCGGTTGGCAGCAACAGCCACATAGTCGCAGTTGGAGTTACGCTGCCTTTGTTGGTTTGGCTATTGGCCTGTTGGCCAAAGGCCCTGTAGTGATTGTGTTATTTGGCTTAGCGATTGTACCGTGGTTGCTGTGGCAGGTTGGGCCAATTAACGGCTTTAAGCAGTTATGGCTCCGCCACCCAATAGTGAGCGGTTTGTCGCTGATGCTGGTTATCGTTGCGCCTTGGTACATTATGGCTGAATTGGCCACCCCGGGGTTTCTCGAGTATTTCTTGCTGGGTGAACATTTCTTTCGTTTTGTTGATGCTGGCTGGGCAGGGGATCTTTATGGCAAAGCCCATGACCAACCTCGAGGCATGATCTGGTTATTCTTTGCTGGTGCAGCAATGCCATGGACACCAGTACTGCTGTGGTTTGGCATTCGAGCGCTGAAGCAGGGCCAGCGCCGCTTTAGTCAGGCACAAGCATTCCTGCTGTGTTGGATGCTGGCGCCACTAGTGTTGTTCACCTTTGCAGGCAATATTTTACCGGCATACGTGTTACCAGGGATCCCGGCTTTGGCACTGCTGGTAACTGCTGGCGTGCAAGAGCAAGATCTGCGTTGGCTGGGCAAGTTAAGTATGGTTACGCCGCTACTGCTGCTTATCGCCATCATTGTTGTTGCCGCTAGTGTCGGTAAAGACCGGAGTGATAAGCTATTGCTGGCTAATGTTGAGGTACAAACACCAGTTTATTACATCGACAAATCTACCTTCTCCGGTCGATTTTATAGTGACGGTCGGGCCCTGAAAATCGAACGGGATGAGTTAGTACAGCAAGCAACTAATGCCATGCCTTATGCCGTTGTAGTTAATGCTAAGCGCGGGGTACCACAACCACTGCAACGATACTGTGAGTTCGTTGATGAGAACGATAAACGAGCGCTTTACCATTGTGATAACAAGGCGCCGCAACAATGA
- a CDS encoding GtrA family protein — translation MSSVLTFALVGALGFGVDWLLFNSLLLLDAEPRAARLIAFAVAAATTWCGNRSFTFSNRPAQPKLRQLGRYGLMAITSAVPNLAMFNGLTLLLGQSWWALQVALVAGVLTGMVSNYVISERWVFPQQAR, via the coding sequence ATGAGCTCGGTGCTGACCTTTGCATTGGTAGGTGCGCTTGGTTTTGGCGTCGATTGGTTACTATTTAATAGCTTACTGCTACTCGACGCTGAACCACGGGCAGCGAGGCTCATTGCCTTTGCTGTTGCTGCAGCCACTACTTGGTGCGGCAATCGTAGCTTCACTTTCAGCAATCGGCCAGCGCAACCGAAACTGCGCCAACTCGGCCGTTATGGCTTAATGGCAATCACCTCAGCGGTGCCTAATCTGGCAATGTTTAACGGCCTCACGTTACTACTTGGACAATCTTGGTGGGCGCTACAAGTGGCATTAGTGGCGGGAGTACTTACCGGTATGGTGAGCAATTATGTTATTAGCGAACGTTGGGTCTTCCCGCAACAAGCACGATAA
- a CDS encoding PhnE/PtxC family ABC transporter permease produces the protein MNSTSRSIQFRTVSLLIAISALLCLPFADLATTQLSPWTALERMATGAVTPDFGATEYLWQALLHTVAFALQGISLAAVTGFTCALFYQHRSVRMVAAVIRSVHELFWALIFLQLFGLSSLTAVLALWIPYSGIFTKVFGEILEEIDKAALAALPKSSNQRLSQRLYAELPIAWPHIVSYARYRFECGMRSSIVLGFVGLPTLGFHLESAFRQGDYSEAAALLYLFYLLIATMRWWFRGALIPLYLAVSLVTLTPTASVDWSLVWEFISYDIVPAPLRGEGFSWQSLGQLQSWLSLLWQQQILPGSIDTLLLSQLALLATAMLALLWFPLRNYLLFSAMSRVLGNLFLIITRSTPEFVLAFVALLLLGPSLLPAIIALALHNGAIIAHLCGGYSNNLLFRTDDKPTPFSRLSFYLYQLLPRIYPQFITWLLYRWEIIQRETAILGFLGITTLGFYVDSAFEELRFDRALVLIIACALLNLMIDTIARTLRRRLQAPVQLSCRDA, from the coding sequence ATGAACAGTACTAGCCGCAGCATTCAATTCCGCACCGTATCACTGCTTATCGCCATCAGCGCCCTGCTGTGTTTGCCCTTTGCCGATCTAGCGACCACTCAGCTATCTCCATGGACAGCGTTGGAACGGATGGCCACCGGTGCAGTTACCCCGGATTTCGGCGCTACCGAATACCTATGGCAAGCGCTGCTTCATACGGTCGCTTTTGCGTTACAAGGGATCAGTTTGGCCGCAGTAACCGGCTTTACCTGCGCCCTATTCTACCAACATCGCAGTGTACGCATGGTGGCGGCAGTTATTCGTTCGGTACACGAACTGTTTTGGGCGCTGATCTTTTTACAGCTGTTTGGCCTATCTTCGCTTACTGCAGTACTCGCCCTCTGGATCCCCTATAGTGGGATCTTTACCAAGGTGTTTGGGGAGATCCTTGAAGAGATTGATAAGGCAGCATTAGCTGCTCTACCAAAGAGCTCCAATCAACGTCTTAGCCAGCGGCTATACGCTGAGCTCCCCATCGCTTGGCCTCATATTGTAAGCTACGCACGTTACCGTTTTGAATGCGGCATGCGTAGTTCAATCGTACTCGGTTTTGTCGGTTTACCCACCTTAGGATTTCACCTAGAAAGCGCCTTTCGGCAAGGTGACTACAGTGAGGCCGCAGCATTGCTGTACCTATTTTATCTATTGATAGCCACCATGCGCTGGTGGTTTCGTGGCGCCCTTATTCCACTCTATTTAGCGGTATCGCTGGTGACGCTAACGCCCACGGCCAGCGTCGACTGGAGCCTAGTTTGGGAGTTCATCAGCTACGACATCGTTCCGGCACCGCTGCGGGGTGAAGGCTTCAGTTGGCAATCACTGGGACAGCTGCAGTCATGGTTGTCGCTACTATGGCAACAACAGATCCTGCCGGGCAGCATCGATACCCTGCTACTCAGTCAACTAGCATTGCTTGCGACCGCAATGTTGGCGTTACTGTGGTTTCCACTGCGCAACTATCTGTTATTTAGCGCCATGAGTCGGGTGTTAGGGAACCTATTTCTAATCATTACCCGTTCCACCCCTGAGTTTGTATTGGCTTTTGTAGCATTGTTGTTGCTTGGGCCGAGCCTACTGCCTGCCATCATCGCTTTGGCATTACACAACGGCGCCATCATTGCTCACCTTTGTGGTGGCTACAGCAACAACCTACTGTTTCGCACTGACGACAAACCGACACCATTTAGTCGCCTCAGTTTCTACCTGTATCAACTGTTACCGCGGATCTACCCTCAGTTCATCACCTGGTTACTGTACCGCTGGGAGATCATTCAGCGAGAGACCGCCATTTTGGGATTCCTAGGGATCACCACACTAGGCTTTTATGTTGACTCGGCTTTTGAGGAGTTGCGCTTTGATCGAGCATTGGTGCTGATTATCGCCTGCGCCCTGCTTAATTTGATGATTGATACTATTGCGCGAACGTTGAGGCGGCGCCTGCAAGCGCCAGTGCAACTGAGTTGCCGCGACGCTTGA
- a CDS encoding ATP-binding cassette domain-containing protein, with the protein MANDAPVALRLHQVSVTRGQQTILKEVSLRIPEGQAVAIIGPSGAGKSTLLEQLRLHHAEQVSWCPQAPGLVPMLNLYNNVYMGRLHQRTTLANIANLICPKRQDVEEIAVLATSLGLLNGDPKRLYQSAERFSGGEQQRISLARALYQQRSIFIGDEPVSAIDELHAITVLQQIKAAHRTMVVALHDVELALGCCERIIALNNGRIVLDQLSSEISRNQLLALYPHEQY; encoded by the coding sequence ATGGCTAACGATGCCCCAGTGGCACTGAGGCTGCATCAGGTAAGCGTTACTCGAGGTCAGCAAACCATCCTCAAAGAGGTTAGTTTACGGATCCCCGAGGGCCAAGCCGTTGCCATTATCGGCCCCAGCGGGGCCGGTAAATCAACCCTACTTGAACAGCTGCGCCTGCATCATGCTGAGCAGGTAAGTTGGTGCCCACAAGCACCAGGGTTAGTGCCAATGCTAAACCTTTATAACAACGTTTATATGGGGCGACTTCACCAACGTACAACCTTAGCTAACATTGCTAACCTTATCTGTCCTAAGCGCCAAGATGTTGAGGAGATAGCTGTGCTAGCAACCTCTTTAGGCCTGTTAAACGGTGATCCTAAGCGCCTGTATCAATCGGCAGAACGCTTCTCCGGTGGCGAACAACAACGGATAAGCCTCGCCCGTGCTCTGTACCAACAACGGTCAATCTTTATTGGTGACGAGCCGGTGTCCGCTATTGATGAACTGCACGCAATAACGGTGTTACAGCAGATCAAAGCTGCCCATCGCACCATGGTGGTGGCACTGCACGATGTTGAACTGGCGCTTGGTTGTTGCGAGCGCATCATCGCCCTCAACAATGGTCGTATCGTACTGGATCAGCTCAGCAGCGAAATCAGTCGCAACCAGCTGTTGGCGCTCTATCCTCATGAACAGTACTAG
- a CDS encoding putative selenate ABC transporter substrate-binding protein: MRLLICSLLLLLSPLALSNTFTFTAIPDQDESNLRSRFDQVAVYLSNELGVEVKYVPVKSYAAAITAFRNNQVQLAWFGGLSGVQARQRVKGSNAIAQGFEDQFFKSYFIAHSSTGLTAADNLPAALKDKTFTFGSKGSTSGRLMPEYYLRQQFEQAPQQLFSKVGFSGDHNRTIELVQAGSYQIGAVNYKVWESALAAGKIDSSKVSVIWETPAFTDYQWTIRGDINSRFGADFSSKVQQALLNIDDPKLLQAFPRSKFIAANNDDYQAIKATAQAIGLID; the protein is encoded by the coding sequence ATGCGTTTGCTTATCTGCTCACTGCTGTTGCTGCTGAGCCCGTTGGCCTTGTCCAATACCTTTACCTTCACCGCTATTCCCGACCAAGATGAGAGTAATCTCCGCAGCCGCTTTGATCAGGTCGCTGTCTATCTATCCAATGAACTTGGGGTCGAGGTCAAATACGTCCCAGTGAAATCCTACGCTGCTGCCATTACTGCCTTTCGCAACAACCAAGTACAACTAGCGTGGTTTGGCGGTCTATCTGGAGTGCAGGCACGACAGCGAGTCAAAGGCAGCAACGCCATTGCTCAGGGTTTTGAAGATCAGTTTTTCAAAAGCTATTTTATCGCCCATAGCAGTACTGGTTTAACCGCCGCAGATAACCTTCCAGCAGCGCTAAAAGACAAAACCTTCACTTTTGGATCTAAAGGATCAACCTCCGGTCGATTAATGCCGGAATATTACCTGCGTCAGCAATTTGAGCAGGCACCACAACAGCTGTTCAGCAAGGTTGGCTTTAGTGGTGATCACAATCGCACCATCGAGTTGGTGCAAGCTGGCAGTTACCAGATAGGTGCAGTTAACTATAAGGTGTGGGAAAGCGCCTTAGCCGCCGGCAAAATCGATTCCAGCAAGGTTAGTGTGATTTGGGAAACCCCTGCGTTTACCGACTATCAATGGACCATTCGCGGCGACATTAACAGCCGTTTCGGCGCTGACTTTAGCAGTAAGGTTCAACAAGCATTGCTGAATATTGATGATCCCAAACTGCTGCAGGCGTTTCCTCGCAGCAAGTTCATCGCTGCGAATAATGACGATTACCAAGCGATTAAAGCAACGGCGCAAGCAATTGGTTTGATTGACTGA
- a CDS encoding response regulator transcription factor, producing MKLLIIEDDVAFAGTLARRLSKQGFDCVQVHQVCDVLLQARQTQPSHILLDLNLAGCSGLELIQPLRSALPSVRLVLLTGFASISSAVEAMRRGADDYLAKPADTKSLLKALHGNVAEVEQLDEEVMSPERLEWEHLHQVLAVNDGNVSATARQLGMHRRTLQRKLQKRPVGA from the coding sequence ATGAAGCTACTAATTATCGAAGATGATGTTGCCTTTGCCGGCACGCTAGCCCGACGACTCAGCAAACAAGGGTTTGACTGTGTCCAGGTACATCAAGTGTGTGATGTGTTGCTGCAGGCACGGCAAACGCAGCCAAGTCACATATTGCTGGATCTGAACCTAGCTGGTTGCAGTGGTTTAGAACTCATTCAACCACTGCGCAGCGCCTTGCCGTCAGTGCGCTTAGTGTTGCTAACTGGCTTTGCCAGCATCAGCAGCGCCGTCGAAGCGATGCGCCGCGGTGCTGATGACTACTTGGCCAAACCCGCGGACACCAAGTCATTACTGAAAGCGTTGCATGGTAATGTCGCTGAGGTCGAGCAACTCGACGAAGAAGTAATGTCGCCAGAACGGTTGGAGTGGGAACACCTCCATCAGGTGCTTGCAGTCAACGATGGTAATGTTTCCGCCACCGCACGGCAGCTTGGCATGCACCGTCGTACCCTGCAAAGGAAGCTACAGAAACGACCCGTAGGTGCCTAA
- a CDS encoding ATP-binding protein has product MELSFRHLSQSLAAASSCHKLLFFRSIWLPVIGLILLLLPLWQGYGGIGESRAVIITSGLAIHVISMALLWQRTQLGLRTQMIQIMLDLVILTALLAYSGGATNAFVSVLLVPVVFAGVCLQLGHLFIVTMSAIGAYSLLVYNMPKMMVMHEMDMTEHYLGMWVSFLLSAVVVSVVVGTMAKMIVTRERHLAQSREMQLRQEQLLALGTASAQVTHNLATPLSTIQLLFEELQEEYPDSPAVKELAEPIKHCGQHLDYFRQLATDVRNNEQRWTETSQLQQQLSAIINLQFPAQQQLWLNAPPAGQIKTDAMLLPALLNLAQNAVSANEQQHQNQLTMQWHVSSNEEVCLSIADRGNGIDQQRLQALGQSLVDNPQGLGMAVMLSNASIERLGGHLQLSNNSDQGAIATVTLPYRSRQ; this is encoded by the coding sequence ATGGAACTGTCATTTCGTCATCTCAGTCAATCGCTTGCGGCGGCAAGTAGTTGTCATAAGTTGCTGTTTTTTAGGTCAATTTGGTTACCCGTTATTGGCCTGATTTTATTACTGTTACCACTATGGCAAGGCTATGGCGGTATCGGTGAAAGCAGAGCCGTTATTATCACCAGTGGCTTAGCAATTCACGTTATCAGCATGGCGCTGTTGTGGCAGCGAACTCAGCTTGGGCTCAGAACCCAGATGATTCAGATCATGCTTGATCTGGTTATACTCACCGCGCTTTTAGCCTATTCTGGTGGCGCCACCAACGCCTTTGTCTCAGTGCTGCTAGTGCCGGTAGTTTTCGCCGGTGTATGCTTACAACTGGGGCACCTGTTTATCGTCACCATGTCTGCCATCGGCGCATACAGTTTGTTGGTATACAACATGCCTAAGATGATGGTCATGCACGAAATGGACATGACTGAGCACTACCTCGGTATGTGGGTAAGTTTCCTCCTTTCCGCCGTTGTCGTCAGTGTTGTGGTGGGAACCATGGCGAAGATGATCGTCACCCGCGAACGTCACCTTGCCCAAAGTCGGGAGATGCAGCTACGCCAGGAACAGTTATTGGCTCTGGGCACAGCCTCAGCTCAGGTAACCCACAACTTGGCAACGCCACTTAGTACCATTCAATTGTTATTTGAAGAGCTGCAAGAGGAATACCCAGACAGTCCGGCGGTAAAGGAGTTAGCTGAACCGATCAAGCACTGTGGCCAACATCTCGATTACTTCCGCCAGCTGGCGACAGACGTGCGTAATAATGAGCAGCGTTGGACCGAGACAAGCCAGTTGCAACAGCAGCTTAGCGCCATCATCAACTTGCAATTTCCAGCCCAACAACAGCTTTGGTTGAACGCACCACCAGCAGGCCAGATCAAAACCGATGCAATGCTGTTGCCGGCATTGCTTAATCTGGCACAAAACGCGGTCAGTGCTAATGAGCAACAGCATCAGAACCAACTGACAATGCAGTGGCATGTAAGTAGTAACGAAGAGGTCTGTCTATCCATCGCCGATCGCGGCAATGGCATCGATCAGCAACGTTTACAGGCACTAGGGCAAAGCTTGGTCGACAACCCTCAGGGCTTGGGGATGGCAGTCATGCTCAGCAATGCCAGTATTGAGCGTTTGGGAGGCCATTTACAGCTGAGCAACAATAGCGACCAAGGCGCCATTGCTACCGTAACTCTCCCCTATCGGAGTCGCCAATGA